The following coding sequences lie in one Arachis hypogaea cultivar Tifrunner chromosome 4, arahy.Tifrunner.gnm2.J5K5, whole genome shotgun sequence genomic window:
- the LOC112797348 gene encoding uncharacterized protein has protein sequence MDDGTATTADSSSLLKNPTVSEHTLQLLLTASDTSSLENSLESLTETAKSHGGRSELASKKVLAAVLEVLEHHNHNHDIIALCFKLLRNLCAGDIENQNSFIEHNGVAVVSDILRSEVGSSSSSYSLGLVRWGIQVLANVCLAGREHQRAVWEELYPEGFVLLARVSSKETCDPLCMVIYTCCDGNPEWFQILSSYDGWPVMAAIVRTASSAGFAEDWLKLLLSRICLEESQLPVLFPKLEYVDDPLGEEDTESKDGQFSSEQAFLLRILSEILSERLEDVTIATDTALFVYGIFKKSIRILEHAGRGKSGLPSGSPEVDVLGYSLTILRDICAQDNARGNRDDAESVVDVLFSYGFIELLLSLLRDLEPPTTIRKVMKQFENQDGIGASSSSLKPCPYRGFRRDIVAVIGNCAYRRKHAQNEIRQQNGILLLLQQCVIDEDNPFLKEWGIWCVRNMLEGNEENRRVVEQLEYQGTAEVPELAALGLRVEVDRSTMRAKLVNVT, from the exons ATGGATGATGGTACGGCTACGACTGCAGATTCATCTTCATTGTTGAAGAACCCAACAGTATCAGAACACACCCTTCAGTTACTCCTCACTGCTTCCGACACTTCTTCGTTGGAAAACTCCCTTGAATCTCTCACAGAGACTGCAAAATCCCATGGTGGTCGTTCAGAACTTGCTTCCAAAAAGGTCCTCGCTGCTGTTCTAGAAGTACTTGAACACCATAATCATAATCATGATATTATTGCTTTGTGTTTCAAGCTCCTTCGAAATCTGTGTGCTGGGGACATTGAAAATCAGAACTCGTTTATTGAGCACAATGGGGTGGCTGTTGTTTCAGATATTTTGAGGTCGGAGgttggttcttcttcttcttcttattctttggGTTTGGTTCGTTGGGGAATTCAGGTTCTGGCGAATGTTTGTCTTGCTGGGAGAGAACACCAGCGTGCTGTTTGGGAAGAGTTGTATCCAGAAGGGTTTGTGTTGCTTGCTAGAGTTAGTAGCAAAGAGACTTGTGACCCTTTGTGTATGGTGATTTATACTTGTTGTGATGGGAATCCTGAATGGTTTCAAATTCTGTCAAGTTATGATGGGTGGCCTGTAATGGCAGCAATTGTGAGAACTGCTTCTTCTG CTGGTTTTGCTGAGGATTGGCTAAAGTTGCTTCTTTCAAGAATCTGCCTTGAAGAATCTCAATTGCCTGTGTTGTTTCCTAAATTAGAGTATGTGGATGATCCTTTGGGTGAAGAAGATACTGAGTCCAAGGATGGTCAGTTTTCCTCTGAACAAGCTTTCCTTTTGCGAATCCTATCGGAAATCTTAAGTGAGCGGCTAGAAGATGTTACTATCGCAACAGATACTGCATTGTTTGTTTATGGAATATTCAAGAAGTCTATTCGGATTCTCGAACATGCAGGGAGGGGCAAGTCTGGTCTTCCTAGTGGCTCTCCCGAAGTTGATGTTCTCGGCTACTCGCTCACAATACTGAGGGACATTTGTGCTCAAGATAATGCGAGAGGTAACAGGGATGATGCAGAGAGCGTTGTTGATGTGCTATTCTCTTATGGCTTCATAGAgttgcttttgtctttgcttagAGATCTTGAGCCACCAACAACAATCCGGAAAGTAATGAAGCAATTTGAGAATCAAGATGGTATTGGTGCTAGTAGTAGTTCTTTAAAACCATGTCCTTACAGAGGGTTCAGGCGAGACATTGTTGCAGTTATTGGAAATTGCGCATATAGAAGGAAGCACGCACAAAATGAAATCCGGCAGCAGAATGGGATTCTGCTGCTATTGCAGCAGTGTGTTATTGACGAAGACAATCCTTTCTTGAAAGAATGGGGTATATGGTGTGTAAGGAATATGTTGGAGGGCAATGAAGAGAACCGAAGGGTAGTTGAGCAGTTGGAGTATCAGGGAACTGCCGAAGTCCCGGAGCTTGCAGCCCTTGGTCTTCGAGTGGAGGTTGATCGGAGTACTATGCGCGCAAAACTTGTAAATGTAACATGA